A stretch of the Gracilinanus agilis isolate LMUSP501 chromosome 4, AgileGrace, whole genome shotgun sequence genome encodes the following:
- the LOC123246335 gene encoding putative olfactory receptor 2B8, which yields MYFFLSNLSFLDLCYTTSIVPQLLVNLWGPDKSISYAGCASQLYISLALGSTECILLGMMAYDRYAAVCRPLHYMIIMHPRLCSQMAAISWLSGFSNSLIQTSLTLHVPLCGKNRIDHFLCEVPPLLKLACVDTTINEAELFVVSVLFLLVPISFILVSYGRIVWTVLHMKSESGQRKAFWTCGSHLVVVSLFYGTAIYAYLQPTNSYSQDQGKFISLFYTVITPMINPLIYTLRNKDVKGAIKKALHMES from the coding sequence atgtatttctttctctccaacctcagtttcctagacCTCTGCTACACTACCAGCATTGTCCCTCAACTTCTGGTGAACCTATGGGGACCAGATAAGTCTATTTCCTATGCAGGTTGTGCCTCCCAGCTCTACATTTCCTTAGCTTTAGGGTCTACAGAGTGCATCCTCCTGGGAATGATGGCATATGACCGCTATGCTGCCGTTTGCCGGCCACTCCACTACATGATCATCATGCATCCTCGGCTTTGTAGCCAGATGGCAGCCATCTCTTGGCTCAGTGGTTTTTCCAATTCCCTGATACAGACCTCCCTGACTCTCCATGTGCCCCTCTGTGGAAAGAACAGGATAGATCATTTCTTATGTGAAGTTCCTCCACTCCTCAAGCTGGCTTGTGTTGACACAACCATCAATGAAGCTGAGCTCTTTGTTGTTagtgtccttttccttttggtgcCCATATCATTCATCTTGGTATCCTATGGACGTATTGTCTGGACAGTTTTACATATGAAGTCAGAATCAGGACAGAGGAAAGCATTTTGGACTTGTGGATCCCATCTTGTGGTTGTCTCCCTCTTCTATGGTACGGCTATCTATGCCTACCTGCAGCCTACTAACAGTTATTCCCAGGACCAGGGCAAATTCATATCACTGTTCTATACTGTTATCACACCAATGATTAACCCCCTTATCTATACACTGAGAAACAAGGATGTGAAAGGGGCAATAAAGAAGGCTCTACATATGGAATCATGA
- the LOC123244913 gene encoding olfactory receptor 2W3-like isoform X2, which yields MRDNESSLPGFILLGFSDRPRLELVLFVVVLTFYLMTLVGNAIIILVSRLDPHLQTPMYFFLTNLSFLDICFTTSSIPQLLFNLGGPDKSISYTGCAIQLFMFLALGGTECILLAVMAYDRFTAICKPLHYTVIMHPQLCLQLVAVAWLSGIANSLAMSPVTLTLPRCGRHQVDHFLCEMPAMIKMACVDTTLIESTVFVLASCFTLLPLSLILVSYGYITRTVLRIKSAAGRRKAFNTCGSHITVVSLFYGNIIYMYMQPGNNSSQDQGKFLTLFYNLLTPSLNPLIYTLRNKEVKGALRRLEK from the exons ATGAGAGACAATGAAAGCTCCCTACCGGGATTTATCTTGCTGGGTTTCTCAGATCGACCCAGACTAGAGCtggttctctttgtggtggtttTGACCTTCTATCTCATGACTTTAGTAGGCAATGCCATCATCATACTGGTGTCCCGCCTGGACCCTCATCTGCAGACACCAATGTACTTCTTCCTCACCAACCTCTCCTTCCTAGACATCTGTTTCACCACAAGTTCCATTCCCCAGCTGCTCTTTAACCTTGGTGGACCAGACAAAAGCATCAGCTATACGGGTTGTGCAATCCAGCTTTTCATGTTTCTAGCATTAGGGGGCACTGAATGTATACTTTTGGCGGTCATGGCCTATGACCGCTTTACTGCCATCTGCAAACCCCTACACTACACAGTCATTATGCATCCTCAGCTTTGTTTGCAGCTAGTGGCTGTTGCCTGGCTAAGTGGCATTGCCAACTCCTTGGCCATGTCCCCTGTGACTCTGACACTGCCCCGATGTGGTCGGCACCAGGTGGACCACTTCCTTTGTGAGATGCCAGCCATGATCAAGATGGCATGTGTAGATACCACACTCATTGAAAGTACAGTGTTTGTCTTGGCCAGCTGCTTTACACTTCTACCCCTGTCTCTAATTTTGGTCTCTTATGGGTACATAACAAGAACTGTTCTCAGGATCAAGTCAGCAGCTGGACGCAGGAAAGCTTTCAACACCTGTGGATCCCACATCACTGTAGTATCCCTCTTTTATGGGAACATCATCTACATGTACATGCAGCCAGGGAACAATTCATCCCAGGACCAAGGCAAGTTCCTTACTCTCTTCTACAACTTGCTAACCCCTAGCCTCAACCCCCTAATCTATACACTGAGGAACAAGGAGGTAAAGGGGGCACTCAGAAGACta GAAAAATAA
- the LOC123244913 gene encoding olfactory receptor 2W3-like isoform X3 encodes MTLVGNAIIILVSRLDPHLQTPMYFFLTNLSFLDICFTTSSIPQLLFNLGGPDKSISYTGCAIQLFMFLALGGTECILLAVMAYDRFTAICKPLHYTVIMHPQLCLQLVAVAWLSGIANSLAMSPVTLTLPRCGRHQVDHFLCEMPAMIKMACVDTTLIESTVFVLASCFTLLPLSLILVSYGYITRTVLRIKSAAGRRKAFNTCGSHITVVSLFYGNIIYMYMQPGNNSSQDQGKFLTLFYNLLTPSLNPLIYTLRNKEVKGALRRLVKKERGKEVE; translated from the coding sequence ATGACTTTAGTAGGCAATGCCATCATCATACTGGTGTCCCGCCTGGACCCTCATCTGCAGACACCAATGTACTTCTTCCTCACCAACCTCTCCTTCCTAGACATCTGTTTCACCACAAGTTCCATTCCCCAGCTGCTCTTTAACCTTGGTGGACCAGACAAAAGCATCAGCTATACGGGTTGTGCAATCCAGCTTTTCATGTTTCTAGCATTAGGGGGCACTGAATGTATACTTTTGGCGGTCATGGCCTATGACCGCTTTACTGCCATCTGCAAACCCCTACACTACACAGTCATTATGCATCCTCAGCTTTGTTTGCAGCTAGTGGCTGTTGCCTGGCTAAGTGGCATTGCCAACTCCTTGGCCATGTCCCCTGTGACTCTGACACTGCCCCGATGTGGTCGGCACCAGGTGGACCACTTCCTTTGTGAGATGCCAGCCATGATCAAGATGGCATGTGTAGATACCACACTCATTGAAAGTACAGTGTTTGTCTTGGCCAGCTGCTTTACACTTCTACCCCTGTCTCTAATTTTGGTCTCTTATGGGTACATAACAAGAACTGTTCTCAGGATCAAGTCAGCAGCTGGACGCAGGAAAGCTTTCAACACCTGTGGATCCCACATCACTGTAGTATCCCTCTTTTATGGGAACATCATCTACATGTACATGCAGCCAGGGAACAATTCATCCCAGGACCAAGGCAAGTTCCTTACTCTCTTCTACAACTTGCTAACCCCTAGCCTCAACCCCCTAATCTATACACTGAGGAACAAGGAGGTAAAGGGGGCACTCAGAAGACtagtgaagaaagagagaggcaaagaggtTGAGTGA
- the LOC123244913 gene encoding olfactory receptor 2W3-like isoform X1, translated as MRDNESSLPGFILLGFSDRPRLELVLFVVVLTFYLMTLVGNAIIILVSRLDPHLQTPMYFFLTNLSFLDICFTTSSIPQLLFNLGGPDKSISYTGCAIQLFMFLALGGTECILLAVMAYDRFTAICKPLHYTVIMHPQLCLQLVAVAWLSGIANSLAMSPVTLTLPRCGRHQVDHFLCEMPAMIKMACVDTTLIESTVFVLASCFTLLPLSLILVSYGYITRTVLRIKSAAGRRKAFNTCGSHITVVSLFYGNIIYMYMQPGNNSSQDQGKFLTLFYNLLTPSLNPLIYTLRNKEVKGALRRLVKKERGKEVE; from the coding sequence ATGAGAGACAATGAAAGCTCCCTACCGGGATTTATCTTGCTGGGTTTCTCAGATCGACCCAGACTAGAGCtggttctctttgtggtggtttTGACCTTCTATCTCATGACTTTAGTAGGCAATGCCATCATCATACTGGTGTCCCGCCTGGACCCTCATCTGCAGACACCAATGTACTTCTTCCTCACCAACCTCTCCTTCCTAGACATCTGTTTCACCACAAGTTCCATTCCCCAGCTGCTCTTTAACCTTGGTGGACCAGACAAAAGCATCAGCTATACGGGTTGTGCAATCCAGCTTTTCATGTTTCTAGCATTAGGGGGCACTGAATGTATACTTTTGGCGGTCATGGCCTATGACCGCTTTACTGCCATCTGCAAACCCCTACACTACACAGTCATTATGCATCCTCAGCTTTGTTTGCAGCTAGTGGCTGTTGCCTGGCTAAGTGGCATTGCCAACTCCTTGGCCATGTCCCCTGTGACTCTGACACTGCCCCGATGTGGTCGGCACCAGGTGGACCACTTCCTTTGTGAGATGCCAGCCATGATCAAGATGGCATGTGTAGATACCACACTCATTGAAAGTACAGTGTTTGTCTTGGCCAGCTGCTTTACACTTCTACCCCTGTCTCTAATTTTGGTCTCTTATGGGTACATAACAAGAACTGTTCTCAGGATCAAGTCAGCAGCTGGACGCAGGAAAGCTTTCAACACCTGTGGATCCCACATCACTGTAGTATCCCTCTTTTATGGGAACATCATCTACATGTACATGCAGCCAGGGAACAATTCATCCCAGGACCAAGGCAAGTTCCTTACTCTCTTCTACAACTTGCTAACCCCTAGCCTCAACCCCCTAATCTATACACTGAGGAACAAGGAGGTAAAGGGGGCACTCAGAAGACtagtgaagaaagagagaggcaaagaggtTGAGTGA